The DNA window aaaattatgttactataattaaattaatatcaaatttatttattttcttataactaatgagtattatataatatatattttttaatttataaatattattttgatatatcttataaaattttatagtgaaataaaaatagttttatatcttataaaatataatacattgagattgcagatattaaataatattatagtatataattatattttgatttgacaTTCCAAACAAACATGCAATCCCATTTTGTTCAAAATCTTCTTAATCTGAAAATACAACCAGGGAAATATTAATGAGATACTTTCCATTGGCTGATCTCGTCAGAggaaatcaaattaattattcaaaaatctACTACAATTACAAAGATGAATGACTTCGACCAAGCATTTCAAAATCTTAATCCTACAAATTACTAAGACATGAAAATGGCGACAACAATCATTTGATGTGATTATGTGAATATCGCTGGATCGACAATGAAATGAGTTAACAACTTACATAAACCCTTCTAATCTATTCATTTCATCGCTGAGGTAGAATCCATAAAATTTTGATTGTgcgagaaagaaagagagaaccTAGTAGTGTAGAGAGATGAGTGAAAGATCTAATGAGAGATTTTGGCTATTGAGTCTTACTAGGATAAAACCCTACAACccacaaaaaaaaatgtctatctATAACGGCTTTTAAAGTACCGTTATAGACAGTAATGGAGTTTCTATAACGACATTGATTAGTGCGTTACTAATACCGttctttcaaaaaaattggCAAAAAACTATGTTATCAGTAACGACTCTTAGAAGCACCGCCATAGATATATAATATCAGTAACGGCCTTATAATGTCGTTACTAATACTACATATCATTAACGACTTTATAAggccgttactgatactctaTATCTGTAACGACTCTATAAAGCCGTTACTGAGATTCGTTACATACAAtcttttttctactagtgtcgTTTCTGCAAGAAAGGTATCACTAAAATCAGGTAATGCCAAAATTGGTGGGATACACATTGTtgtttttaatttgtcaaaagctTCTAGTGAGATTTCAGACCAtacaaaactatattttttcaacaaaaattagTGCTCTAGCAATTAAACCGTaattacatataaattttatataatagtcAATACTCAATATTTCACTCATCGGTCGCTGGCTACTTATTTGTTCCGCCTTTCTTCTCTTCGTTCTTGCCTTCAAGGGCTcgtggattcaaacttggttcTAGACTACAACggtcaatactcaatacttcaCCCATTGACCGCCGACTACTTATTTGTTCCGCCTTTCTTCTATTCGTTCTCGTCTTCAAAGGTTTgtggattcaaacttggttcTAGTTCCCGAAGATTCACACTAAAAGTCTGAAACTTAATATTCTGTTAAATAACAGATTCATTTTCGAAATGGACTCCTCACAAAATCAAGGTATTAATTTGGatgttgatgaatttgaaagtTCTAAGCATGATGAATGGTCATCTAAAAAGTCTAGGAAATATTCtgatatttggatgtattttaagaaaatgaaggGTATTGATAATATAGAAAAAGCTGAATGTAATGGATGAAAAAAGCAGTATAAATGTGGGGGTAAGCATTATGGGACTTCTACATTGTGGCGTCATGTTAAAACTTGCAACAAATTGAAGTTTCACGACGTAGGACAAATGATTCTTGATCAAGATGTAAAGATGAAGTCTAAGGAAATGGACCAAAAGATTTCACGTGAGCTAGACAAGACTCTTGTTTGGTgtgtattatgactatttgatcatgttcttgAACTCTTGTTTActagaaataataattatttttatttgtagtgagaCAACACGCGGGATGGCCCGCCTAACCCGCAACCCACCTTGGGTTGGAGATTTTCAGCCAATCGGGATGTGGGCCGACCCGTCGTCAACCCATCAAATGATGGGTTTTGGTGGGTAGGTCCGCCCCACCATGGGTTGGCCCGTCTGACCGCTTTAATAAGAGGTGTGTTATCAATTGGTAGTTGATTTATTGAAGTGGGGGTAAAAGATGTCGTCTAAGATTGATAGGTTATTTACCgagggataaagaggcatatgaaaaatgtgagtcacaagatgagagtcAATTGGGGAATTAGTGGTTTGTTTGACGAGAGAATAAAAGGTATGTGATTGATtggaattggttgttgatttattgaagtgggggtaaaagaggtcgactaagattggtgtgTGGTTTGTCGATGGGGATCAAGAGGCATATGAACAAATGTGAGTCATAAAAGGTCGACTAAAAtttggtgggtgatttgtcaaGTGGATAAAAATACTTATGAAAAAAGTGAGTCacaagaggtcgactaagattggtgggtggtttgccgagagaATAAGAGgtatgtgaggtcacgagatgaaatgTCAATTGGGGATTTATTGTTGATCTTCttaacaaattagatattacttgttaaaaatatatgaataagatgttgattgaccgaagtggTCGATTGGAGGATTGGttattgatttgttgaagtgggggGTAAAAGAAGTCACGATAAGAGTAAATATGATGATATGGGAGGTGGGGAtttgtggttgatttgtcgGGATAAGAAGCCGATAATAAAAGGAGATATCGacagttaaaaatatataaatgagatgttgattgaccagagtataaatgtgtgtgtgaggtcacgagattagatgTCGAAATTAGGATGGGTGAGTAGTTTGTcgaggggataaagaggcatatgaaaaaatgtgagtcacaagatgagaggtcgattggggagattgatgtttgatttgacgagagataataGGTGTGTGAAATTGTGTGTGtgtaaggtcatgagatgagatgtcgattgagatttggtggttggtttaccaaAGTGGGAGTAAAAAAGATGTCGCAGTAATATAAAAGAGGATggtaataaatgatatattagtggttaaaatatatgaatgagattttGATTAATCGAAttgtaaaagtgtgtgaggtcacgagattaaatgttgattgagatttgtggGTGATTTTCTGAGtggataaagaaaaatataaaaagtgtgAGTTACAAGATAAGAGGTCTCTATTGGTGGTAAAAGAGGTCGCGATAAGGGTAAAATACATGTGATGAGAGGTGAGATTTGTGAGGATAAAGAGACTagtaataaatgagatattggtggttaaaaataatatgaatgaaattttgattgactgaaatgtgaaaatgtgtgagctCACGATactagaggtcgattgagattaaTAGTATGTATATCGAGTGTgataagaggcatgtgaaaaatgtgaggTAATGATATGAGAGGTAGATCGAAAttttgatggttggtttgacgagagataataGGTGTGTgtaagtgtgtgaggtcacgatatgagatGTTGATTATGAGATTAGTGATTGGTTTGTCGAAGTGGTGGTAAAAAGTCGCGATAATGAATAAGTGGTTGGTAATAGTATAAAACACATTTAACATTACTTTATATAAGACCAAAATGTATGACACAACTTTAAGTAAAATATCTGATATAGtaagtaagaaaataaatagtttaattgacttgatttttattaaaaataaatctatctttcttttaactattttttaactttaattatttaataattttgaaaatatatgttaacattaaattttagattaacttaatttttacgaactaaaattaattttaaattaattaaatttaaacaatattaattttatttaaaatatttataaataaataatattttatttatatttttaaataagattccTATTTAGTTTGTGTAATTCttctacttttatatatatatttaatggaaaatgtattttttttggtGAATCTCTACTAGTCCGAGGTATAATTTGTGGACAAGATATTTTTGGATAACTAGTAACAAATTCATCAGTGAATTGATTAGTGTGTCGttccgattaaattgttctttTAATCGATGAAACCGACAGTTTAATTCAATTTAGTAAACCGATGACAAAGATTTGAATGTGCATTTCGGAGAATAAACTTATCAAATCGAATCATTTACAACCTTAAATCAAATCCTCAATCATTGcatctaacattttttttcaaccaTATCTTTATGGATGGAACCATAAATTAAAGTTAGGGGTTTTATATTagtgtaaaaaaaatgaaaaatttatttgcATGAGTTACCTATTATGGTAAAGATGAAGgtaaaacatttacaaatgctGAAAAATGATGGACAAATTCAgcattattttcaaaataaatgagagaTTACATAAACACGTGGTTCCCCAAATTCGGCATATAGGAGTAGTGGCAGTAGTCTCTGTCTCATCCTTCACGAGAGGAAGAGGTAAGCTCTCTCCATTTCCATTTGAGCTTTTGATTTCCTTTAGAAAGACTACACTTGCATGACCATCAATTCACTTCTAGATCGAGTTTATCAAAGGAAGAACAAATCCCACAAGCGCAAAGCAAATTTCTCGTCCAATTACGGTTCAACTTAGATATTCTGTCAGCTTCCGTTTCCATGGCTTCTTGCTTGCTTAATGGAATCGGAAACATAGGAGGGGTCAATAAGCTATCCCCCAAAGGCTTAGGCTTTGCTCGCTCCGATTTGCATGGCAAACATTTCCTTAGATTCAATTCTGTGAGCTGCCAGACTAGCATTAGGGCTAAAAGTTCCAAAACCCTAGGACCCAACTGCAGCGTTTCGTCATCCAGGCCGGCTTCTCAGCCTAGGTTCATTCAGCACAAACAAGAGGCGTTTTGGTTCTACAGATTTCTGTCAATCGTATACGACCATGTTATAAACCCTGGGCATTGGACGGAGGACATGAGGGATGAGGCTCTTGAGCCGGCTGATCTGAATAATAGGAATATGCTTGTGGTCGATGTGGGTGGGGGAACTGGGTTCACTACTTTGGGCATAGTTAAGCAGGTGGATGCCAAGAATGTCACCATTCTTGATCAGTCACCTCATCAGCTTGCTAAGGCTAAGGAAAAGGAGCCTCTCAAGGACTGCAAAATCATTGAGGGGGATGCAGAGGATCTCCCTTTCCCCACTGATTACGCAGATAGATATGTATCTGCTGGCAGGTGAGTATAATGTGCTTCTCAATTAGATGTACCAACATTTTGAGAAAATAGATCCAAATTATTGACTGTTTTGTTATAGGTTCTTTCTTTATGTTGATTTTGGTTGATAAATTGAGTGATTTTTAGAGTTGAGGGATTAATGTTTaatcttgggttatttgaattatctGCTATCTAATCAACCATGACTTGTTCAATTACataattcaaatcatcaactaaggAATTTTTCTTTGATTACATTTTTCATCAGCATTGAATACTGGCCAGATCCTCAAAGGGGAATCAGGGAATCGTATAGAGTGTTGAAACTGGGAGGGAAGGCATGCTTGATCGGCCCAGTGTATCCTACCTTCTGGTTATCTCAGTTTTTTGCAGATGTGTGGATGCTGTTCCCGAAGGAGGAAGAATACATTGAATGGTTTGAGAAGGCTGGATTTAAAGACATTAAGCTAAAGAGAATCGGCCCAAAGTGGTACCGTGGTGTTCGTCGTCATGGTCTCATCATGGGATGTTCAGTTACGGGCATTAAGCCTGCATCTGGTGACTCTCCTTTGCAGgtaagaataatataatattaatatgctTCAAATTTGGAAACAGTTTTGTATCTAAATATGGAGTTTGGTATAAAACTTGTGTTTTGCTGGGATACATCATAAATTGCATAACCGTTTGATTACCATAAAATTGGATTGTTGGTAGATCTCTCCAAGTCAAACACTGCATTTGTCTGAACGAGGATTAGGCCAGAATAAGTTCGTAATACAAAAACCCATATGAAAAAACAGAATGAAATGAAgtcattattcattaaaatgtCTCATCTTTTTTGATTGGgctttgttgttgttgttgcatgCAGCTTGGTCCTAAGGAAGAGGATGTGAGGAAGCCTGTGAATCCGATAGTGTTTTTGTATCGGCTCATCTTGGGTGCGATGGCGGGGGCATATTATGTTCTGGTTCCCATTTATATGTGGATCAAGGACCAAATTGTTCCCAAAGGTCAGCCAATTTGATTGAACCGaaaaccaccaccaccaccaagGACTAGAGAAACAAAGAGAAAGTGGTTGTCCCTCCCTGGTTTATATCTCCTTAAATATCATATCCTAAAAGACtgttaatgttttgtttttgttgtattGTTCATACTCAATCTAAATAGAGAAACTAGTTAATTGGGGCTTATATCTTCTTTACCAACCAACTGATGGGACTACTTTCATCATTCTCTAGTGACGTGTCACTCTCTCCTCCTTGCATGACTTAAATCTTTCACATTGTTTTAGAAAAGCAATAGATATCTACCTCAGTTAATTAAACTGAGGCCTGATTCACCTAGTAATTTACAAACTATTGATTGATGAAGTCAATTTAATCTTCAATGTCTTTTTCACATTCAGAAAGAAAAGACATACCAAGAAATATCGAAATCTACTTATTGTATGCGGATAATTGTAAtggattttgaattattatattgagttcaaatttttagtttaaaatatcacatttttaaatattaaataggtattaaagtttgatattttcattttaaaaataaattttagttaatatttttctaattaagcTTGTAGGTATATATTGAGTTCAAGtttaaatcaaactaataaATACTGAATTGATTTGAACTTGAGCTTGAGCTCTCATGACTCATTTGCAACCTTAAGCACGACATTTGAAAAGTTGTGTAAGAATTGATTTGAACTTGAGCTTGAGCTCTCATGACTCATTTGCAACTTTAAGAAGTTGTGTAAGAAGTTTGGGATATATAATATGTACCTCCCAATTTAGGGAAGGATAATGTTTagtttgtatttaaaaaaacttaccATCTACAAAAAGTTAGAGATTTGTCAaagttttctttttaattaaaggaaaactaattttaattaaaggaAAATTAACATGACACCTCACAATTATGCccgtttaaactcaaagcgtTCTCTGTAACTTTTTGATCTCTTAAGCCGACTTCTATCAATGTACTACCTTGGTAAGGTTTAGTTgtcaacaattttaaaaatactcaTAATGACTTATCCTCTGTTGGATTTGTTGCATCCAAATTAGACACATTCATGTTCTTGTATCACAATTGTGGTATATATGTCTTCTTACTTATGTGGACCACATCTTTACTTATCTCacatctttattttataactcaattataaaatatgatccCATCCATTGGTTTATATCTTAGCCATGCCAACTACATCTTAAAATTAAGCGTACAGATATGTACAATCAGGGCCGACTCTAGGATAAGCCCGAAAACTAACGTGCTAGGATAgcctatttaataaaaataattaggtgtttagataaatttattaattttttaacatagGAGTGTGTAGTTTATTGGTGTAGGATGAAaagttctaatttttatttggttatgaaTTCTAATCTCACTAAAAACAGTTTGTTTAACAACTTTTGTTAACAGAAATTAGAGCAAgcaaaaattgatttttttacgtttttctaCATGGGATCGGGTAACCCAATTCTCGACATTATGTACAATGTGAAACCTTTTATTCTGGTTGTTGTTGGGTCTTCTCTCTCCAAGTTGTTGTTAGCAAAGAGTCTCAATTTTGGGCTTTAGCTCATACGACCGCTGAACTTTGTCGGTTACATTCCCTTCTCAGCGAACTTCGATTTTCAATGTCTAAGACTCTGACACTATGGTGTGACAATATTGTAGTGTCTCTCAATCCAGTCTTTCATACCCGGACTAAACACATTGAAATCGACTTTTACTTTGTCCGTGAACGAATCGCTCAAAAAGGCTTTCACCATTAAGTACATCTCCGTTAAGGATCAGATTACTGATATTCTCACCAAAAACTTTCTTTTAAACATATTTCTCTACAGAAACTGAAGAGTACACGTAACATTTATTGTATTTGtttctcaaatattttattggttaTATAAATTTTTCGTATATATAACATAGTCCAAATAATCATTTCATTTggttctcttttttttttttatctctattttacaaaaattttaattgacaATGATGCAATTGTGTGATCAAGATTTGATGTCTCCAACTAAGTAGTGAGTCATGAAGGTTGTTTTTCATCAATCTTTGAAAGTTTAGTTTTAAAAACTTTTTGAACAACCTTCTTTTTTTTACgagagaaattgaaaaattacaATTCCATACATTGACAAGGAAAAGATAACACCACAAAAAAAACAAGATTTGGTGTATTTCACTCTAATTTTTGTCTTTCATCACGTTATAGTGAAAAGAGAAAGGGAGAGTATTGTTATACTAATATCTCTTCTACCCAGCATTATTTGTACCAGCATTTACATATGTTTTTTCCTACGTAAGTAATCCTATAAAGATCTAGCTTTATAATTAAAGCAAACCCCAAATTGTGGACTAATTAATAGATTAAATACTACATCTtgtaacataaatataatttaactcaAAACTATTTGTCAACTCAACTTATCACTAAAcccaagttatttttttttataatttacaaatatattagtattatttatgGGAAATCTTCATTTTGAAGAAaaggatataaatatatagcAATGTATATATCATagttaaatatctaaattattattgatatatatatataccaaatgtaaaatattgtttttatttctaatttttttattcaacttGTCCTAAGGAGGAGTATGAGAGAAGAGAATGTGAGGAGACAGACAGATACTGTgtgaaatgatttttatttatttatttagaagttATACTTAAAGTGTCAAAATATTGGCCTTGAAATTTTGACAGTTATTTTTCTCCATTAAAAAAAGgccttattttaaaataagttgcacattaaatacttatatattCATACATTAAAGGCAGATTTCAAATCTGCCCATAAAACTTGTCATTCAAAGTAGGAACATTCTCTGTTTAGATTGAGCATCAACaacacaacaaaaacaaaatattaaccTTCTTTTAGGATATAATGTCTAAGGAAGGGACAACCTCTTTCTCTGGTCCTTCtatttctcattctcattcttctGGTTCTCATGCGGTTCAATCAAATTGGCTGACCTTTGGGAACAATTTGGTCCTTGATCCACATATAAATAGGAACCAGAACATAATATGCCCCCGCCATCGCACCCAAGATGAGCCGATACAAAAACAGTATCGGATTCACAGGCTTCCTCACATCCTCTTCCTTAGGACCAAGCTGCATGCAACAACAACAAGCCCAATCAAAAAAGATTGacattttaatgaataatgGCTTCATTTCATTTTAGAATACCATTACATTCTGTTTTCTCATATGGGTTTTTGGATTATGAACTTATTTTGGCCTAATTCTCTTTCAGTCAAATGCAGTGTTTGACTTGGAGGTATCTACCAACTATCCAAATTTAATGGTAATCAAATTGTAATGCAATTTGTGATGTATCCCAGCCAAACACAttgttttttttaccaaaatccATATCCAGATACAAAACTGTTTCCAAATTTGAagcatattaatatatttcattattaccTGCAAAGGAGAGTCACCGGATGCAGGCTTAACGCCCGTAACTGAACATCCCATGATGAGACCATGACGACGAACACCACGGTACCACTTTGGGCCGATTCTCTTTAGCTTAATGTCAGTAAATCCAGCCTTCTCAAACCATTCAATGTATTCTTCCTCCTTTGGGAAGAGCATCCACACATCTGCAAAAAACTGAGATAACCAGAAAGTAGGATGCACTGGCCCGATCAAGCATGCTTTCCCTCCCAGTTTCAACACTCTATACGATTCCCTGATTCCACGTTGAGGATCTGGCCAGTATTCAATGCTGATGACAATTGTAATCAAAGAAAGATTCCTTAGTTGATGATTTCAATTATGTTGATTAGATAGCAGATAGCTGACTAATTGAAAATAATCCAAACAAGATCAAACAATCCCTTAATACTCAAAATTACTCAATTTATCAACCAAAATCAACATAAAGAAAGAACCTATAACAAAACAGCCAATAATTTGGATCCATTTTCTCAAAAACTTGGTAGATCTAATTGAGAAGCACATATACGAACCTGCCAGCAGATACATATCTATCTGCGTAATCAGTGGGGAAAGGAAGATCTTCTGCATCCCCCTCAATGATTTTGCAGTCCTTGAGAGGCTCCTTCTCCTTAGCCTTAGCAAGCTGATGAGGTGACTGATCAAGAATGGTGACATTCTTTGCATCCACCTGCTTAACTATGCCCAAAGTAGTGAACCCAGTTCCCCCTCCCACATCGACCACAAGCATATTCCTATTATTCAGATCAGCCGGTTCAAGAGCTTCATCCCTCATGTCCTCCGTCCAATGCCCAGGGTTTATAACATGGTCGTACACGATTGACAGAAATCTGTAGAACCAAAACGCCTCTTGCTTATGCTGAATGAACCTAGGCTGAGAAGCCGGCCTGGATGCCGAAACACTGCACTTGGGTCCTAGGGTTTTGGAACTTTTAGCCCTAATGCTAGTCTGGTAGCTCACAGAATTGAATCTAAGGAAATGTTTGCCATGCAAATCGGAGCGAGCAAAGCCCAAGCCTTTGGGGGATAGCTTATTGACCCCTCCTATGTTTCCGATTCCATTAAGCAAGCAAGAAGCCATGGAAACGGAAGCTGGCAGAATATCTAAGTTGAACCGTAACTGGAGGAGAAATTTGCAAGGGGGTTTGTTTTGCGCTTGGGGGATTTGCTCTTCCTTTGATAAAGTCGATCTAAGGGAGAATTGATGATCATGCAAGTGTAGTGTTTGACATTTTGAAGCTCAAATGGAAATGGAGTCTGAGCTTACCTGTTCCTCTCCTCTCGTGAAGGATGAGACAGACTTGAGAGTAACAAGTGGAAAC is part of the Impatiens glandulifera chromosome 1, dImpGla2.1, whole genome shotgun sequence genome and encodes:
- the LOC124919772 gene encoding 2-methyl-6-phytyl-1,4-hydroquinone methyltransferase, chloroplastic-like yields the protein MASCLLNGIGNIGGVNKLSPKGLGFARSDLHGKHFLRFNSVSCQTSIRAKSSKTLGPNCSVSSSRPASQPRFIQHKQEAFWFYRFLSIVYDHVINPGHWTEDMRDEALEPADLNNRNMLVVDVGGGTGFTTLGIVKQVDAKNVTILDQSPHQLAKAKEKEPLKDCKIIEGDAEDLPFPTDYADRYVSAGSIEYWPDPQRGIRESYRVLKLGGKACLIGPVYPTFWLSQFFADVWMLFPKEEEYIEWFEKAGFKDIKLKRIGPKWYRGVRRHGLIMGCSVTGIKPASGDSPLQLGPKEEDVRKPVNPIVFLYRLILGAMAGAYYVLVPIYMWIKDQIVPKGQPI
- the LOC124919774 gene encoding 2-methyl-6-phytyl-1,4-hydroquinone methyltransferase, chloroplastic-like, which translates into the protein MASCLLNGIGNIGGVNKLSPKGLGFARSDLHGKHFLRFNSVSYQTSIRAKSSKTLGPKCSVSASRPASQPRFIQHKQEAFWFYRFLSIVYDHVINPGHWTEDMRDEALEPADLNNRNMLVVDVGGGTGFTTLGIVKQVDAKNVTILDQSPHQLAKAKEKEPLKDCKIIEGDAEDLPFPTDYADRYVSAGSIEYWPDPQRGIRESYRVLKLGGKACLIGPVHPTFWLSQFFADVWMLFPKEEEYIEWFEKAGFTDIKLKRIGPKWYRGVRRHGLIMGCSVTGVKPASGDSPLQLGPKEEDVRKPVNPILFLYRLILGAMAGAYYVLVPIYMWIKDQIVPKGQPI